The stretch of DNA GGCACGATCTCGCTCGCCCTTTCGTCGGCTGGCCCCAACAGCGGCTCGGCGAGCTTCTTCGTGAATCTCACCGACAACTCGTTTCTCGATGACCAGGGCTTTGTCCCCTTCGCAGAGATCGCCGACATGACAGTGATCGACCGCATCATGGGGCTCGAGAAAATCGACCTTAGCGCGGCGGTGGGTCAGCAAGGGAGCCTCGCCTACACCGATGTGCCGCTCGCTTCGGACGGCGACCTCGTCTTGATCGAGACGGCCACCGTGATCTCGGAGAACAACACGCTGTTTGTTGGTCCGCTGCGGAACGCGTTTGGCCTCGACGACCTGCCGATGGCTGGCGACTCAACGAGCGGCGCCTCGTCGTTCTCGTCGTCGTCCTCGCTCGACCCCTTCTCGGCGAGCAACATGGCTGCGGGCTCTGGTTCTTCGATCGCGGTCCCCGAACCGACGGCGCTCTTCCTGGCAATGATCGGCCTAGCCGCCGCAACGCGCCGCTAACTTGAGCCGTCGGCGCTAGCGGCGGGTGGCGCCGCGACCGACCAATCCTTACGGACAGACGGCGAGCCGGAAGCGTGAGCGCCCGGAGTGACCCCGCGTCCTCACTTCTACTCCCGTCGCTGACGTTCCCGGCTCGCCACGAAACGGTAGCGAAGTCTACAACCGACACGAGGGGTTCCCCGTGCAGAACCGTCTGTAGCGCGTCAGCCCGCCGCCGCGGCTAACGCGTAGCTCGACCAGCGAGCCGCAGCGCGGGCAGTACTCGGGTTCGTCGGGTTCGGGCTCGCCCGCCTCGGCCTTCGATTGGCAGGCCACGCAGCGGCGGGTGTCGGGGAAGACCTCGAGCCGTTCGGGGTCGATCGGCCGACGGCAGCGGTCGCAGAGGACGGCGGTTTGCCAATCGTCCCCGTCTCCGAAATCGTCATCGGCCTCATCGGCGTCGCCGACCACCAGGCCGATCCGCTTGCACCCCGGGCAGGTCATCCGCGCGGCGGCCTCGGGCAGCAGCGCGGCCATGATCGCCTCGTCGGGGTCGCCGTCACGACGCAGCATCCCCACCAGCCGCAGCCGCGAGGCGATGTCGGCGGGCCCGCAAACAGTCCGCCAACCGCAGGCGCCACAAGTAAGGGTCTTGGCAAGCATGCCGCTCAGCTTAACCCGCAAGCGGGAATAAAAAGAGCGGCCGGCGTCGGAAGGTTCCGACGCCGGCCGCTTTGCTTGTCGTTTCTAGCCGACTCGGTCAGTTCGACGGGGCCGTGACGCTCAGGTCAGGATCAAAGTCGAACACCGTCGTCGGGTCGGCCGGAACGGCGTTAGCCGGGTCACGGAAGGTGACGTCGTTGTTGTTGTCGTCGTCCAGCGTCGCCGGGTCGTCCGACATGATTTGGAACCGGTTAATCGACGCACTGCGGTTACGGAGGACCAACCCGTCGCCGCTCGAGCCGGAGTTGTTGCTGAAGCTCAGGTCGGTCGAGGCCGACGAGAAGTTGTCGATTAGCAAGGAGTCGCCGGCGCCGTTGTTGTCGATCGAGTTGCTGGTGAGCGTCGCCTCGATGCCCGCCGTGCCCTGGGCCTGGAGCAAGAACGTTTGGTCCGCACTGTTGTTGGTCAGTTCGGCCGAGGAGAGGGCGAAGCGGACGTCTGCGTCGGTGGCGTTGAGCACCATCGCCGAGGCGTTACCGGTGGTAATCGACGTCGACGAGCCGGTCAGCGAGATGTCCGCGTCTGGGACCGAGCCGCCGATGTCGATCGCGAGGCCCACCACGTCGCCTCCCGTGTTGATATCCAAGTTACTGGCGAAGAAGTCGAACTCGCCGCCGTCGGTGGCGTTGACGTCCACCATACCATTGACGTCGAGGTTCGAGCTGTTGAAGTCGAACGTGCCATCGCCGCTGTGGTTGGCGATGATGTCGCCGTTCACGGTCGAGCTGTTGTAGGTGAACACCACGTCGCCGTCGCCGGTGTGGTCGATGGTCACGTTGTCTGGCGTGTCGACGTTGACCAGCAGCACGTTCATGTCGGTGCCGTTGGTGCTGTTGATGTCGATCGATGGGTCGCCCGACGCGGTGATATCGACGTTCCGCATCGTCAAGCCGGACGAGTTGGTGACGGTGACCGCCGTGCCGGTGGTGTTGAACTCGCCGCCGTCGCCGTCGGTCGTGCTGGCGGCGCTACCGATCGACACGATGCCGCCGGTATTGTCCTGCAGGAACACGGCGCTGGCGGCGGGGCCGGTCGTGCCGACGTTGACCTCGTCGAAGTTGACGCCGCCCGCGGCGATCGCCATGCCGTTGATCTCGATGCCGTCACCCGTTTCGGTAGTGATGGTGTTGGTGGTCCCGCTGACGCCGACCGTGCCGCCGCCAGAAGCGGTGAACGCCGCGCCGCTGCCGGTCGCGATGGCGAGGTCCGAGAACGAGGTCGTCGAGCCCGCGTTGTTGTTGGTGACCTCGACGGCGTTGCCGGTCGTGGTCGTCACGTCGACGCTGGTGAAGGTGGTCGATGCGGTATTGCCATCGACCACAATGCCGCGGCCGGTCGTCGTCTCGACGTCGAGGTCGGCGAAGGATGTCGAGCCCGCGGTGTTGTTCGTAACGGTGACGGCGTCGTTGGTGGTCGAGGTGACGTTGGTCTCGCCGAGGAAGCTGTGATTGCCGCCGGTGTTGCCGGTGACGACGATGCCCTCGCCCGTGTCGTTGATCGTCGAATCAGGACCGAAGGTCACGCTGCCGCCGGTGCGGTTCTCGATCCGGACCGAGTTGCCGACGGAGTTGGTAATCGAGCCGTCGTAGGTGATCGAGCCGGCGCCGCCGTTCACGCCGAACGATGTGCCCGTCTTGCCGGTGATCTCGACTTCTTCGTCGAAGGTGAACGTGCCGTCGCCGCCGACGATGCGGACGCCGTTGCCGGCGCCGTCGTTGAATGTCGTGTCGTTGACCGCGACGGTTCCATCGACGCCGTCGAGCACAAGGCCGTCGGTGGTCGTCTGATTCATCGTGCTGTCGTTAATCGTCAGGCTCAGGTTGCCTGCCGTGGCGCCTTGCGTGGCGTTGACCGCGGTGGCGACGCCGTTGTTGGTGGTGACGTCGGTCAGCGTGACGCTCGAGGCCGTCGAGTTGTCGCTGTCGATGTCGATCGCCGTGCCGGTCGACGAGTCGATCGTCAGGTTGGTGATGGTGGCGTTGGTGACGTCGGTGAGGACGATCGCCGTGCCGGTCGAGCTGAGGGTGCTGTCGTTCGCGGCGCCGGCTGAGCCGAGGACAACGCGGCCGTCGTAGTCGACGATGCTGATCGGCGCGGCGCCGCTGCCGTCGGTGGCGTCGATCTCGGTAAAGTTCAGGCCGTCGGAGGCGCCTGCGCCGCCCGAAGACTGGCTGAAGGTGCTGGTGATGTTGATCGCCTGGCCGTCGGCGACGCTGATCGTGTTGCCCGCGCCGCTGACATTCAGTTCGCCGCCGTTGGAGACGATGGCGTCTCCGGTCGTGGTCGTGATGTCGAGTCCGATGAAATCGACGACCGAGTCGGCGTCGTTGTTGTTGAGCGAGACCGCCGCCGTCGCATTCGTGCCGGTGTTCAGCGTCACCTGCGGTCCGAAGTTGACCTGGGCGCCAGAGGCGAGGTCTTCGATACGGATGCCGGCCCCGTCGTCGGTGATGTCGCCGGCAAACTGGACCGTGTCATTGATGTTGTCGACGAAGAGGCTGCGACCGCCCTCGTTGGTGACGTCGCCGTTGATGGTGACGGCGATCTCGCTGCTGGTGTCGGAGTCGGTCCCGTCATCGACGATGCGGATGGCGTCTACCGCACCCGTGTTGGTGATCAACGTGTTGCCGCCGCCGGGTCCGGTGTTGACGCCGCCAACGTTGATCGAAGACTTCGCGTTGAGGATGTCGAGGCTCAAGGCTTCGTTGGCTTCGATGCTGCCGCCGATGGTCACCGATCCTTCGTTGGCCACAATCTGCACGGTGCCGCCGTTGACCGTGGCGTCGGTCTCGATGCCCGAGCTGACGTTCACCGTGCCGGTGTTGCCTTCAATCTCGACGGCGTTGCCGGTGATGTTGCTGATCGAGTTTGTGGAG from Botrimarina mediterranea encodes:
- a CDS encoding peptidylprolyl isomerase, giving the protein MFSAKRFAPLALLVLAAASVAPAQTVRFQTSVGAFDMLLNPTNNANLQPLVDNMLANVAAGVYRKSVVNRAVEDFVLQIGSFTSDSRQLSETPQFGFDGTNSFDPVVVDANNDGQVDFDTSALTNTRGTISLALSSAGPNSGSASFFVNLTDNSFLDDQGFVPFAEIADMTVIDRIMGLEKIDLSAAVGQQGSLAYTDVPLASDGDLVLIETATVISENNTLFVGPLRNAFGLDDLPMAGDSTSGASSFSSSSSLDPFSASNMAAGSGSSIAVPEPTALFLAMIGLAAATRR
- a CDS encoding TraR/DksA family transcriptional regulator gives rise to the protein MLAKTLTCGACGWRTVCGPADIASRLRLVGMLRRDGDPDEAIMAALLPEAAARMTCPGCKRIGLVVGDADEADDDFGDGDDWQTAVLCDRCRRPIDPERLEVFPDTRRCVACQSKAEAGEPEPDEPEYCPRCGSLVELRVSRGGGLTRYRRFCTGNPSCRL
- a CDS encoding beta strand repeat-containing protein, producing the protein MPSRFAPMLALAAYATLLAANSAPAQQLEMPSDPLAGTVIETDGPSPSATTPSMSSANVVPSGGDISMSGGSPSSMYSSGAYYNPTLGAHLRATYTTQSYGQEDGQLSLGTMKLFGADGGMSFIDGQVTMNDASNVGYNLGIGYRWMTLPLFPFSPDSQKIGGVSLWSDGLSKGDGTFFPQVGVSLELLGDHLDFRANGYMPVGERTQTRDFFQTGQLTYSGNSLATQLQGVADTALNIGEIELAGRIANYDAWVFGGGYGFSGGEFEGGGGKVGLRGYATPDLMVSVAIANDSEFDTNTLVNLTWFIGRTRAENCPRGELSDRFREPVLRNNYVALQQSTVFEAGGPLLDEDGQAFRIVHVDSSAAPGGDGSFENPLDSIGDILTNSQTGDIVLAHGGSVFSGQSAVLQNEQLFVGEGGNNPFTVTQFGGRMFTLPETAPGALAGPVPQINNPTTAGVVLADDNTVRNFSFNGGVNAITSDTVNGSNNATLQDLTIANTTGNAINLVSVTAADVDDLDDDDDTSETVSLLGAVAISDVTFSGSGGSDIFIDGEAASADNIRAQQIAISNIESSGAANASVDIRNTTNVTGSSTSITNYDYDGGATGGGGLLLTNTGSSTVVTESDFTGGTGPAIRADGTIGNVVFGSTNSISNITGNAVEIEGNTGTVNVSSGIETDATVNGGTVQIVANEGSVTIGGSIEANEALSLDILNAKSSINVGGVNTGPGGGNTLITNTGAVDAIRIVDDGTDSDTSSEIAVTINGDVTNEGGRSLFVDNINDTVQFAGDITDDGAGIRIEDLASGAQVNFGPQVTLNTGTNATAAVSLNNNDADSVVDFIGLDITTTTGDAIVSNGGELNVSGAGNTISVADGQAINITSTFSQSSGGAGASDGLNFTEIDATDGSGAAPISIVDYDGRVVLGSAGAANDSTLSSTGTAIVLTDVTNATITNLTIDSSTGTAIDIDSDNSTASSVTLTDVTTNNGVATAVNATQGATAGNLSLTINDSTMNQTTTDGLVLDGVDGTVAVNDTTFNDGAGNGVRIVGGDGTFTFDEEVEITGKTGTSFGVNGGAGSITYDGSITNSVGNSVRIENRTGGSVTFGPDSTINDTGEGIVVTGNTGGNHSFLGETNVTSTTNDAVTVTNNTAGSTSFADLDVETTTGRGIVVDGNTASTTFTSVDVTTTTGNAVEVTNNNAGSTTSFSDLAIATGSGAAFTASGGGTVGVSGTTNTITTETGDGIEINGMAIAAGGVNFDEVNVGTTGPAASAVFLQDNTGGIVSIGSAASTTDGDGGEFNTTGTAVTVTNSSGLTMRNVDITASGDPSIDINSTNGTDMNVLLVNVDTPDNVTIDHTGDGDVVFTYNSSTVNGDIIANHSGDGTFDFNSSNLDVNGMVDVNATDGGEFDFFASNLDINTGGDVVGLAIDIGGSVPDADISLTGSSTSITTGNASAMVLNATDADVRFALSSAELTNNSADQTFLLQAQGTAGIEATLTSNSIDNNGAGDSLLIDNFSSASTDLSFSNNSGSSGDGLVLRNRSASINRFQIMSDDPATLDDDNNNDVTFRDPANAVPADPTTVFDFDPDLSVTAPSN